The following nucleotide sequence is from Streptomyces leeuwenhoekii.
GCAGCCGGTCCCGGACCGGCTTGAGGAACTCCGGCTCGACGTACTTGTAGCCGGTGGCCAGGATCAGCCCGTCGGAACGCAGCTCGAAGTCCTCGCCCTGCTCCTCCTGGCGGAAGGCGAGGGTGTAGGTGCCGTCCTGGTAGCGGGCGCCGGTGAGCGCCGAGTTGGTGAGCAGGCGGGTGGGGACCGGGCCGCCGAGGTTCTTCTGGTACAGCAGGTCGAAGATCTCGTTGATCAGGTCGCCGTCGATGCCCTTGAACAGGCCCTTCTGCTCGGCGGTGAGGCGGTAGCGGGTGGCCTCCGGCAGCGCCCGGAAGTAGTCGATGTACTCCGGGGAGGTCATCTCCAGCGTGAGCTTGGTGTACTCCAGCGGGAAGAAGCGCGGGGAGCGCGTCACCCAGTTGAGCTGGTAGCCGTGGACGTCGATCTCGCCGAGCAGGTCGTAGTAGATCTCGGCGGCGGACTGGCCGCTGCCGACCAGCGTGATCGACTTCTTCTTCGTCAGCTCCGCCCGGTTCTGCACGTAGCGGGAGTTGTGGATGAAGTCCCCGGCCAGGCCGCGGCAGGCGTCCGGGATGTACGGGGGGGTGCCGGTGCCGAGGACGAGCCGGCGGGCGCGGTAGGTGTCGCCGTCCGTCGTGCGCACCACGTACAGCTCGTTCTCGTACGTCACCTCGGTGACCGTCGTGGAGAAGCGGATGCTGCTCAGCTTGCTCGCGGCCCAGCGGCAGTAGTCGTCGTACTCGACCCGCAGGGGGTAGAAGTTCTCTCTGATGTAGAACGAGTACAGTCGGCCCTTCTCCTTCAGGTAGTTGAGGAAGGAGTAGGGGGACGTCGGGTCGGCGAGGGTGACCAGGTCCGACATGAACGGCGTCTGGAGGTGGGCGCCGTCCAGGAACATGCCGGCGTGCCACTCGAAGTCCGGCTTGGACTCCAGGAAGACGCCGTTCAGTTCGGCGATGGGCTCGGTCAGGCAGGCCAGGCCGAGGTTGAAGGGCCCCAGTCCGACCCCCACGAAGTCGTAGGTGGTTTCCGGGGCTTCAGGACGCGCGGTCAAGGGACTCTCCCAGGTACTGCTCGGCGTGGCCGGCGATCAGGTCGAGGACGGCGGCGATGTCGGACGCCTTCGTCTCGGGATTGAGCAGGGTGAACTTCAGGTAGTGGCGCCCGGCCACCTTGGTGCCCGCGACCACGGCGTCGCCGGAGGCGAACAGGGCCTTGCGGGCGTAGAGGTTGGCGCGGTCGATCTCGGCGGGGTCGGTGACGGCCGCCGGGACGTAGCGGAAGACCAGGGTGGACAGTGACGGCCGGACGACGACGTCGAAGCGCGGGTCGGCGGCGAGGAGCTCCCAGCCCTCGGCCGCGAGATCGCAGACCTCGTCGAACAACTGCCCGATGCCGTCGGCGCCCATCACGCGCAGCGTCATCCACAGCTTGAGCGCGTCGAAGCGGCGGGTGGTCTGCAGGGACTTGTCCACCTGATTGGGGATACGTTCCTGCACCATGCGGCGCGGGTTGAGGTACTCGGCGTGGTACGTGGCGTGGCGCAGCGTGGCGGCGTCGCGGACCAGCACGGCGGAGGAACTCACCGGCTGGAAGAAGGACTTGTGGTAGTCGACGGTGACCGAGTCGGCGCGCTCGATGCCGGCCAGGCGGTCCCGGTACTTCAGGGAGGCGAGCAGTCCGCAGCCGTAGGCGGCGTCGACGTGCATCCACACGCCGTACTGCGCGCACAGTTCGGCGATCTCGGGGAGCGGGTCGATGGAGCCGAAGTCGGTGGTGCCTGCGGTGGCGACGACGGCCATGGGGACGAGGCCGTCCTGGGCGCAGCGCTCCAGCTCGCGGGCGAGGGCGACGGTCTGCATCCGCTTGTCGTGGTCGACCGGGATCGCGATCACGGAGTCCTGGCCGAGGCCGAGCAGTTTCGCGGACTTCTTCACGCTGAAGTGGCTGACCTCGGAGGCGAGGATGCGCAGCTTGCCGAGGTCGTTGCTCTTGGCCTCCTCGCGGGCCAGCAGCAGCGCCTGGAGGTTGGACTGGGTGCCGCCGGAGGTGAACACGCCGTCCGCGGCCGGGCCGAGGCCGATGCGCCCGGTGGTCCAGTCGATCAGCTTGCGCTCGATGAGGGTGCCGCCGGCCGACTGGTCCCAGGTGTCGAGGGAGGAGTTGACGGCGGACAGCACCGCCTCGCCGAGCACCGCCGGGATGACGACCGGGCAGTTGAGGTGGGCCAGGTAGCGGGGGTGGTGGAAGTAGATCGCGTCCCGGAGGTAGACCTCCTCCAGTTCGTCGAGGACCGCGGTGGTGTCGTGCAGCGGCCGGTCCAGGTCGATCGCGTCGATGCGCGGCGAGAGGGCGTCGACGGTGACGCCGGTGAACGGACGGTCGGTGGTGGCGAGTTTCGCGGCCACCCGCTCGACTCCTTCGGTCACGGAGCGGCGGTACTGCTCCGCGGTGGTGTCGTTGAGCAGGTGCGAACGCATGTGGGGGTCCTCCGGTGGGGACGGTCCGTGAGGGACGGGACAGGGCGGAGCCCGTGACTTCTACTTAGGTTAGCCTAACCTAAGTTGTAGAGACCAAGGGCGTCACAGGCGTGACTGCCGTCACGTCGAGGCAGCCTCGAGCGGGCTTCAGGGCAGGGCGGTCGCCGCCGTGACCCCGGACGCGGGAGGCACGGCGGCCGCAGCAGCGGCGGGAGGGTCACTCCTGCTCGCGCAGCTCCTCCTCGGTCAGGCCCCGGCGCCAGTAGCCGACGAAGGTCACCCGGCGCCGGTCGATGCCGCGCTCGCCCACGAAGTGCCGGCGCATCTGCTTCACGCAGCCGGACTCGCCCGCGATCCACACGTACGGCCGGACGCCGGTGAGTTCGGCCTCGCGCACGGCCTCCAGGGCCAGGGGGGAGCCGTCGGCGGGGCGGTCGCACGCCTCGCGCACCAGCCAGGTCACCTCGGCGTCCGCGGCGGTCACCGGCTCCTGCACGTCACCGGCGTGCGGCACCTCCAGCCAGACCCGGGCCCGGGTGCCCGCCGGCAGCGACTCCAGGATCGCCGAGGCGGCCGGTACGGCGGTCTCGTCGGCCCAGATCGCCACGAGGTCGGTGTCGGCCGGCGGACGGAAGCGGATGGCCCGGTTGTCGGCGATCGCGGGACCGATCAGCAGCACCTTGTCGCCGGCGCCGGCGCGGGCGGCCCAGCGGGAGGCCGGGCCCGCCGCCACGGCCGCCCCCGGCTCGACGCCGTGCAGCACGAAGTCGATGTCGATCTCGGCCGTGCGTCCGTCGGCGTCCCGCCGCAGCGCCCGCAGCGTGTAGGACCGCATCACCGCCCGCACCTCGTCCGGGAGTTCGCGCCAGCCCTGCCACCAGCCGTCGCCCAGCTCGACCGGCACGGCCGGCTCGCTCTGGCCGGGGTGCGGCAGGAACAGCGACAGCGACTGGTCGCGCCCGTCGGAGTGGAAGGCGTGCAGATCGGGCCCGGTGAAGGTGACACGGACCAGGGACGGGCCGAGCCGCCTCGTCCGTACGACCTGGAGGGAGAAGAAACGGAACGCGGCGGCTACGGCGGTGGTCACGGTGCCTCCTGACAATCAGGACGGACGGGGGATCAGCTGACCTTCTTGGCGTTCTCGATGGCCTTGGCGAGGTTCTCGACCATCGGCACACACTTGTCGTACGAGAGG
It contains:
- a CDS encoding lysine N(6)-hydroxylase/L-ornithine N(5)-oxygenase family protein; this translates as MTARPEAPETTYDFVGVGLGPFNLGLACLTEPIAELNGVFLESKPDFEWHAGMFLDGAHLQTPFMSDLVTLADPTSPYSFLNYLKEKGRLYSFYIRENFYPLRVEYDDYCRWAASKLSSIRFSTTVTEVTYENELYVVRTTDGDTYRARRLVLGTGTPPYIPDACRGLAGDFIHNSRYVQNRAELTKKKSITLVGSGQSAAEIYYDLLGEIDVHGYQLNWVTRSPRFFPLEYTKLTLEMTSPEYIDYFRALPEATRYRLTAEQKGLFKGIDGDLINEIFDLLYQKNLGGPVPTRLLTNSALTGARYQDGTYTLAFRQEEQGEDFELRSDGLILATGYKYVEPEFLKPVRDRLRYDAQGNFDVARNYAIDVTGQGVFLQNAGVHTHSITSPDLGMGAYRNSYIIRELLGREYYPVEKTIAFQEFGV
- the desA gene encoding lysine decarboxylase DesA; amino-acid sequence: MRSHLLNDTTAEQYRRSVTEGVERVAAKLATTDRPFTGVTVDALSPRIDAIDLDRPLHDTTAVLDELEEVYLRDAIYFHHPRYLAHLNCPVVIPAVLGEAVLSAVNSSLDTWDQSAGGTLIERKLIDWTTGRIGLGPAADGVFTSGGTQSNLQALLLAREEAKSNDLGKLRILASEVSHFSVKKSAKLLGLGQDSVIAIPVDHDKRMQTVALARELERCAQDGLVPMAVVATAGTTDFGSIDPLPEIAELCAQYGVWMHVDAAYGCGLLASLKYRDRLAGIERADSVTVDYHKSFFQPVSSSAVLVRDAATLRHATYHAEYLNPRRMVQERIPNQVDKSLQTTRRFDALKLWMTLRVMGADGIGQLFDEVCDLAAEGWELLAADPRFDVVVRPSLSTLVFRYVPAAVTDPAEIDRANLYARKALFASGDAVVAGTKVAGRHYLKFTLLNPETKASDIAAVLDLIAGHAEQYLGESLDRAS
- a CDS encoding siderophore-interacting protein produces the protein MTTAVAAAFRFFSLQVVRTRRLGPSLVRVTFTGPDLHAFHSDGRDQSLSLFLPHPGQSEPAVPVELGDGWWQGWRELPDEVRAVMRSYTLRALRRDADGRTAEIDIDFVLHGVEPGAAVAAGPASRWAARAGAGDKVLLIGPAIADNRAIRFRPPADTDLVAIWADETAVPAASAILESLPAGTRARVWLEVPHAGDVQEPVTAADAEVTWLVREACDRPADGSPLALEAVREAELTGVRPYVWIAGESGCVKQMRRHFVGERGIDRRRVTFVGYWRRGLTEEELREQE